acacaaccctttcatacatacatgttttgaccacatgcagtcgatggttgtcgtaCATGACACTCaatactcacgtgtgacgctttctgtaggcccacgaggtcgtcgtccatcactttgacgaatagCCAGCAGTGAGGTTAGTTTGAGCAGCAAGGTAGaaattttttgtttgtgttatgNNNNNNNNNNNNNNNNNNNNNNNNNNNNNNNNNNNNNNNNNNNNNNNNNNNNNNNNNNNNNNNNNNNNNNNNNNNNNNNNNNNNNNNNNNNNNNNNNNNNNNNNNNNNNNNNNNNNNNNNNNNNNNNNNNNNNNNNNNNNNNNNNNNNNNNNNNNNNNNNNNNNNNNNNNNNNNNNNNNNNNNNNNNNNNNNNNNNNNNNNNNNNNNNNNNNNNNNNNNNNNNNNNNNNNNNNNNNNNNNNNNNNNNNNNNNNNNNNNNNNNNNNNNNNNNNNNNNNNNNNNNNNNNNNNNNNNNNNNNNNNNNNNNNNNNNNNNNNNNNNNNNNNNNNNNNNNNNNNNNNNNNNNNNNNNNNNNNNNNNNNNNNNNNNNNNNNNNNNNNNNNNNNNNNNNNNNNNNNNNNNNNNNNNNNNNNNNNNNNNNNNNNNNNATACTATACGTAcgtgtccgtgaacaagtacacgttactcagtgtcgggacttttagTTTCCGAGgtatgtgccacatcaaagttgtgaaattGGCTAAACATCACACAACATCTCTTTGGACCACATGCATGtaggcggtggttatcctagctaggacactcatgtgtgacgcttccatctgtgggcccatgaggccatcgtcgatgcatgcatcactttgacctacatcgggagaggttaattaatttcaccatcgaggaGGATTatttttgggttgtattacggtaggagcatatagtatacgccgaagagggggaaggggccatcatatgtagtacgcttcatgaatctcactctgtgtggggactttacggtttttgaggcatgtgacacatcaaagttgtgcatttttggTATTCAACGTATGTTTGGCGCACATGCAAagtgatggtggttgtcctctcgcacccatttAAGCGGTTATCAGTGATAtcaatgctttccatctgtgggcctgcTTGGTCCGTCACTACTTTGTGCCTGAcaacgagagaggttaatttgacttaggaggagaTTATTTTTTTGTTTGTAATATAGTATATATGGGAGCATCTCTCTAATGgtatgctctgggatgacatgatacaattcgagcacacacacatgcatgtgtacgcatgaatccctcccatcgagtcgaagtggctagtacaatgacacGTTATGAACCGATATCGCTTTGTGTGGGGACTGTATGATTTTTGATGCATGCGCCACATCAatattgtgaaatggtattcaaacatgcatgcacacatcacctacatacatatgcatgtagtggttgtcttcgaacggtacactccctcgcatggttatcggcgacaagcctatatattcgtgggcccgcgtggacatccatgatcaccttgaccgacaacaagataggttaccatggcggattcttcctttggttcgtgttatcgtagtataggtcatggtgagattcaaacctaattaagtttgagcgcatactatgcacgcatgcatgcacgaaTTCTCATcatcggcttgaagtgtggtgtgacatacatatgcatcgtcaacctaaccctcacttagTGTGGGGATTTCTGGTTGGAAAGCACGGTGCcatatcaaagttgttccattgtgtattcaAAACACACCTCTTCATACATATGTTTGGCCCGCAcgtatgcagtggttgtcttcggggactagctacttgtgtgattattggcgagctagcccatcttcggggtcgcatggacgaccatcactttgaccaacaacaagaaagaggttgtacgaccaaggtggattattcttggtctgttttacgatccatcttggtgagatgcctctctggcccgccgactgaaagtgggtgtgtgtgggggggctgctacttcgcactttgctaggtgaacctcgattgggggggggggtcaggcattcatagcttaggatttccttcgtgccgacacgatggggggcatgcattcatagcttagaatTCCCTTCGTGCTGACATGAGGGGGacaagcaataccgtgcgctttgcgagataggtgccacatcgaagttgcatttggtatttgaacatcaaaccatccttttcatacataaatttggtccgcaTGCAAGTGTGTTCGCGTTCTAACCCTCTCCCgagtcatttttcgccaaatttatgaacattagacaagtcggatgacgcaacagacacggttcactcacactaattgtgtgccacgccggtgcccctGTCATGCACAtctgcacagtacattgggctcgacgaggcttcccctctcaaaatatctacccacctgcagcttttttctgtttgataacacatTTATTATGTTTCGACcatgtgtgatgtttcttgttcccaataccgcatgcatccctagaaaatatctgccagcCTCGagagtttttctgtttcataacacacggttgttatatcCGGACCgtctgcgatgcaccatcatccaaattttcaatagccctggcatttcactcccgcgtttgactcccgcgtagtaaaattttcagtagccgcgtcatttcctcaaacacacaccccgccgccgccctccacacacacacacacacacacacacaccaaaacctcctcgggcacgcgcgtgcacacacacacacacacacacaccctccctcgctcgaaaccctagcaaggtccccgccgctgccgccaccgcaaggcctccattgtcaacatctgccggtttgcccgtgcagcttacccaccgatctccatacctagGCCGCCCTgaatttcttagatgacgcctgccaaacgcccaCTTTTCCACAGATcctcatccccatccccatcccccactccagagcatcgcAACCTAAGCctggctacgcttcccgtggagctcgaggagcgactggcccaaaagaggtgtatcgcagTCTCTTCGCCCGacatcgccgaggaagctgacgaccattactggtcgCAGGCACTCAATCAgcaggctagagtatgcgggtatgTCGCGGACGCCGGCTACGGCATCAAGGTCGTCGACAGCGACGACCTGAGGGggactatgtcacaggttaagtgtccCACCCCCAACCCCTAGGGTTCAACCACTGTCGTTCTCATCCGTGGCCCCGTCACTGATTTCCTCTGGCTCGCTATcaagaatttgccatcctacatcgccatcgagccccttttgtcatttctgaaggacatgctctgcgacgctggcttgggatccacagattCCAAGaaagacctcatcgacggcgaccacaaGGTGGGAACCCTctctggctcttccaaggggaaagaggtcGTCTtcaacatcagggagggcaccctacagccgtgctcttccaaggggaaggagcccatctgcgacaacatggagcggatCCAGGGTTTGTGCTCTTCCCATGGGGAcgtgcccatctgtgacaagtgaggaaacccatgatttgttttgcggcGCCTCTTCATAgggggaacccatgatttgttttgtcgagtcccttttgtagtgtagtgagaatatgtccagttttaattgctatatttggttgtttgcagtatgccttgtttatttcagttgttcacaatgtgatgctctatatgtgcaatatttactatgcagtacatttcatcaatccagttttaaacatacctataggaatgcatatatttgcttgttgttaagcctgttatagctagcatatgcctttttaaaagttttttgattgtttagttgtttgtagttagcatatgtccagtttcaaatgctatctttggttgttcgtagtattccttgtttatttcagttattcacaacatgatgttctatatgtgcaagtatgaaatgtgtagttcaatttcatcaataccagtttcaatAATACCACcatgaatgactatatttggttgctacatcttgtagttaacacgcctttccatttttatttaacattaaccagtgtacttagaccggcacaataccagtttgaatgactatgtttgcttgttgttaaatgttaggcctgttgcagttaacccACCTTTCCACTTATTTTGCTTTACTagtgtgcttaaacctgcacactgaagctatcttttggagattattttgtctggcgtggataattttggttgatgtttagcctgttgtgcttaacatgcctctcgatgtacctacataggacaattttgggaacgactgatgttttccatcgaggttagtttcatcccatggcttatatatactcaatgttcaggatatcggtagctgataccatataggccaggggctgataagggactaattggTGAATTGGACTTGTAACTGAATATATCTATAACCCATTTATCGTtaagttaactagggccatatgtaatatatctgaggctacacagcaacatgcactgtacttaatgtctaaatatgcaatcctagcctacatagcaacaaggaagagtgttattttaatgttctaatgatgtctagatatacgtagaagagcagcagcagcaacaacaacaacaacaacaacaacaacaacaacaacaacaacaacaacaacacagccaTGTTTGGATACTcagcttagctagaggttagagctagtttctagctcatgactaaccctgaactaactccatccaaagaggtgcttggatgacagggttagattgacaataaatgcactaggagaactagcttcaattagcacctcttggattggatagtttttttggatgggttagatgcaactagctcaaactagccctcatgtttgaaTATACTTTAggactatttgagcccgaactagctcaaactaactctaacccatggatacaacagcAGTTAACCAACCGAttatttgtaagaatgcaataaactcctttcggcccataatataagatgttaattcatctaatatgtgagtatattgtatgttataagatattataaaagagtgttgtactacatcattgtgcaattgttgtttagcttctaatattaatttggtgcttttaggtacatatgtcattggtaaagatccgcggttctaccctttctacgtatggggcaatgagatatcgatggaccagcatcaagtgaggaagctgataaagattgttagtaaaatgggtcaaaagatggcaattaaactatttgtttacactttatccaaggcaACAGCGAACTACagaatggtaagtaagaactctgcagcctttttTTTACtgtccataatgagttgtgttagatgacaatgtctgaatctttttcctttgcagtggttcccaaagcagtttactcaagattacctctcaaattacatgattggtgggcaggaaaaggttaaagtatttctaccagaacacgatgattatctagatgttttcatgaagaccgtgaaggatgggcggtcggccatcacaaggggttgaactagagtcgtgcgtgctttctgcatggaggagggcacggtatgggcattccgcttcaccttgttcagcaaccgaaatgtatttcgcctctttctttaccatctttaatagtacaagtatagaactgcagttcatcattctttatttgattcttatgtaattcttgaacatatgtacctatgaatcgaatgatGCAttagttgtttgaacctgatggatatgaataaacttatatcatacattcaaattcaaattcaaatctggtacaatttaaaatagcagcaattaaattacggtgaaattacgctctccaggtcgttacgacacacacggttggtaaaaacaaacgtttgcgatatacaccataatctgacACGGTTCACAGAgaagaaacgtgtgcaagcatgcacacagttgccgttttgcaaagcgtgtgcgatgtcagacaatattacAAACGGTgtgggcaaactaaacgtttgtgatagttgctttatcgtacacgattcgcaaccatgaactgtttctgatgaagtatgcatcgtaaacattgtaccaaagaatagcgtgtgcgatagttgtcgtgtacgatagTCCGACGTTTTataatcctatccgacactcgtacgacgattagctaatcttcttaattagttatcgcatacggtttgggAAAAGCGAATGTGTATGATTGCCTCttatcatacatgttctataatagtgaatcgtttgtgatgggccgcgcatcgtaaacgtagcatcacagaataccgactgcgatggcaatgcgagcacaaacgagtagtacTGTATATGCATCTTGGCTTTCTATCCCCggcggtttttgggtcgtgtgagaAAAACCCCCCTATCGCTCACATTCACTTAACGACGGTTTGAAATGCCATCATGAAAAAGGGTTAAAAacagtttgtatagcacctcgctgtaccaatGAAGGTTGCCATCTGAGTGCGGTGTTGAGGTGTCCATCAACTAATGGTCTTCAATGTTTTCATATCCTCGAAAAACGCTTTAAAGGTCTTCGCCGGTTGTTTAAATGGTTTTGGAAAGTTCAGCGTAAGTAACCTTTTTTTTCAGTTTTTCCCTAAAAAAATGGTCTACAGTTTGTGCTTATAGAGATCCAATGACAGGTAATCCTGCCTCATTCAAGTGGAAGAACATTAAACTACTAGGAATCTTCAACTGTGGTTGGGAAATCTCTTCAGATCGACAATGCATGCTCAGCGTATCTCACAGTAAAATGTGTACTATGTTGATATTGCATCAATGCATCCGCACCACAAACAGCATCTACCAGTTTGTCTTCAGCTACTCTTTCTACATCTATCTATTCAAAGCATCCGCAGTGTTGTGATTTTCGGCTTCTAAGTCTGCCTCTAACATCTTTGAGGCTTTCTCCATACACACTGCGAGCGTAAGTTTCGCTGCCTCCAAGCTTGGCGTCGCCTCTAGCCTCAGTTGCAAGTGGTCAGAAACACCGGACATGTCTATAAAAACACAAGCAACAACCAATGCACCACAAGTTTGTAAGACTGAAGGAAAACTAATCATACTGAACAAACGATAAAACAAGCATAGGCAAATCTCTGATAGTATTTCTCATTGCAGCTGCCCACAACTAAATAACTTGCCATGCAGACAAGCATTGTTGCTACAGAATTGGAATAGAGAGTTTGATATAAGAGAATCATACCAAGTTCAGTCTCCAATGTCTGAGGCTGCGGGGAGACGCTGCTATTACACCGAGCACACCAGGAAACGTTCATCTCAAAAACTGTACCAGTGAATGAGGACTGACATAGCTAACTGAATACTTCAACCTCACCAAACAATCAGAACAATCAACACCTTAAGAACCCAAGTACAGAATATTGGCTCCAAAGACCAGCAGTTATCAACATCAAATGTAATTGCAGACTTCTGGAAGATTCTCAAAAATTGTACCAGTGAATGGGGACTAGCATAGCTAACTGAATACTTCAACCTCACCAAACAATCAGAACGATCAACACCTCAAGACCCCATTAAATACAGAATATTGGCTCCAAAGACCAGCAGTTATCAACATCTAAAGTAATTGCAGGCTGCTAACAATATTCTTGGGTAAGTGCCGGAGCAGGGCCAAGTTTCAAATACTCGATATTACCTTAGGATCCGTTAATGGAGATCAATGTAAAAAGAACATGCGTAAGATAACAGAGGCTACTTCTGCTTTTGGTTACAAACAACAGCACTACAAGATGAATCTGAGTCAATTAACCACAAATTCACATTTCCGAGTTGCCTTTGTACCGAATCTGAAGGCACACTGTCAGACCAGAAAAGCATTTTACTCTGACCCTCCGACAGTGATCTATTCGACATGTTAGGCCCTAATTCCATAGTCATTATCTCCTCATTCAGTTTCCCCAGCCTCACACCACCACCATTGTTTTCCAACACTCTGGTAAGTATATGAACAAAACTCACATGTTTCACAGAAGCAAATCCACCATCTGCTACTCTCGATATAATATGCTCATTCCATGTTTTTTTAGAGCCTTGTGAGCTTCTTATAAATATCAAATCCACAGGGTCTGCAGTAAAAATGTCAACTGATTGATTTGATGGCTCAACCAACTTACTGCCAAGTGAAATCATATTACCATTTAGTACCCATAGGTTGTAACCCAGGTTCAAGCAATGTTGTATCACGTAAGCTTTAGCTAGTATTTCCTTAACAAAACCATCAGAATTCATATAACCACTCATTTTGATCCCCTGCAGCAACTCAATAGCATCAATGACGGCATGTCCTCTATGAGCAAGGTCATCCAGAAACTCTGAATTGTCACCAAGGAAGATGTAATTTTCCATGCCCGTCTTCTCAAGATGGCAAATAAGGTTCCTCACAATCCTCTGTTCCACTGAATACAAACTTATGAGTACAACATTGTTTCCTAATTGCACGGACTTGAGCACAGAACCAAGTTCACTAAATTTCCTAACAAACCTTCCTGGAAGAATTTCAGCAAAGCAGAAATCATACCATTTTAGCTTCTTTAGAGGCTGCAATTGCCATACGTTGAAATCGAGATTATTCCCATCTAACAATGTAGAATCTGGTCCAACACTTCTTCCATAGTTCACACCTGCATCCCTATGAGAGATGCTGAGGGCCCTTTCCTTCAAGAAGTTTGTGTAGATGTTGAAGTATCCACGTGAGTGGATAAATTTAATGAACCAAGGAGTCCATATTCTCTCGCCCATCTTTCTGTACCATCCTGTAGTTTTCTGCAGAGGATAAGAGTGGAACACCAGTTACTATAAAGCTAACTAAACCAACAGCACATAAGAGATAAAAATAATCTAAAGAAAATAATCTAGCATATATAATACACAAGGCTACATAACACATAAACTGAGGAAGCACACTGAAAAATTAATTAAGAAAAAGGTTTACCATGCCTTGAAGAATAGGTTTGATTCCTTTGGCTTTCTGTTCATCATACCATAATCGAAATTCTTTCCATGGTTTGGGAAAGAGAAGTTGGCCCCATGTACCAACCATCTGGTACAAGAATAGTCTAGTTTCACTGTCCAGCTGTATCTTGTTTCCATGTTTACCTATTTAATTCAAGGTCAACTAGTTAATAACAGAACCATTGCCAGCACTTTAGTGTAATAACAAGTTAACCAGTGTGTATGTTCTAAGTATGAGAGTAACATCTCTCCCTGTTTGTGCAAGGGGATTTGGGTTAGGCTTTGCTTTAAATCTCCCTTACTCTAAAATCAACTCATGATGCCTAATCCAAATTAAGCCATAACACCGTTTAAATATAGCCCTTGATCAAACATATGGTTCGATTAGAAACCTTTTGGTTCAAAGGATGAAGGTTAATTTAATGAAAATGCATCTGCATGACACTACAGAATAGATAGTCTAATAACACATTTCTTAGTATTGTTAAAagcaatcttctatatctaaatagctagcccccactagcctatttctctcaacatgcaagtatgccacctcatcattcaacatgTATGGAGAAAGGTCCACCACAACatgcaatcatgcataataaaaagccacctcaacatgcaaacatgcatgagaATTTACATTTTATTATGATATTTACATTATACAATAATCAAACACCACAAATCATATTTATTTTCAGCTTTAGTTCTCATATTATTACTCCAAATATTCATGTTCCATACAACCAATTCTAACTGAACATATTGCAAAACATTCtcgcaacaacgtgcggggtatcatctagttatcaTTAAAAAAACACGCCAAGAGTCGTTAATAATACTAGTTTGAACTGAACATCAAACAAACCCTCCTCATCCAATAAAGCCAACTAGCTTCCATAAATTTCAGTTAGTGGCAGTTTCTTTCAGAGACATAGCAATTTGATTACAGAAGACATGAATGATAAAAACACAGCAAATAATAACTACCGTAAGTTCACCTCAAAGTCTAAATACTTTCTATTTTACATAAAAAATATTATGCCCACATAACACAGCATTGCACTGTTATAGCACATATCGTCCAACTTCACTAATGGAGAGAGACCATGCAAACATTACTGATCAGAACTACTGGTGTAACCAATCGGAATACTCAACGGACTAAGTTAAATATGACACATTTCTACTCTATCTAAGAACAAGATCTTCAACTATATATTAGTCAACAACCTTCTCCAAACTACCATTTTCAATAGCGTTGATGCCCAATTCACAAAGTTGTATGTGAATGTATATATATTCTGGGCATTTTGTTTTGCTATTTAGTTTTACATTACACAAAGCAGTTTCGATACAGCCCTCGAAAAAACCAATCAACCCCTGCACTTCTGCAATAGCAACATTTACGTAACCCAATTTACTCTTCTTTAGTATTGCCTACCGAATGTTATTTCAACTAAGCAGCCACAATAGCCAAGTTTATTAACTTCAAACGAAATTAGAAACAATTCAGGGTAAGGATTTAAAGTTTATACATTAAACACTATCAGATGTGAGTTTGTTTCACATGAAAATAATAATTGTAGCAGTTACATGAGACATTATTTGATTGCTTGGGTATTGTTACCAAATGAAAAGCGATGGAAAATTCAAGTGAAGAAGTAATGGCTAGACAGGTTCGTTGTTGGGTACTAATATTACCTACACAACTATTACTATCATCACTAACTTCCTTGGGAGAATTACCAGTATTAACTAGTACTGGCACTTAGCACAAGTAATTGGCAGACCTAGTTATATTTGGGAGTCCTGGGCAGATGCACAGGTTGCACACCCTCTAATACAGATCTGTATTAGACCCAGCTATAGTCACCCAAAACAACTGAAATAACAACCCCAGAATAAGTTCAGCCTAGCATTTTCTTGCTGGGAAATTAAGAACCGAAAATGTCAACAGCAAGCAAGGTTGACAAGACCTGAAAAGAA
The Triticum dicoccoides isolate Atlit2015 ecotype Zavitan chromosome 3A, WEW_v2.0, whole genome shotgun sequence genome window above contains:
- the LOC119267877 gene encoding uncharacterized protein LOC119267877 translates to MASPRHRSFPLRLLILFPVSLCILLLLRRSSYAAPPLIPARPAPDPHRFSLLIKLLAYDRPAPLLRCLRSLAAADYDGDRVALHVLLDHLPPNSSAPLLAASHEILTAVDAFPWPHGEKRIHYRAANVGLQAQWIEAWWPGSDDEFAFVVEDDLEVSPLYYRFLKRVVMRYYYDRENYSPYVFGASLQRPRFVAGKHGNKIQLDSETRLFLYQMVGTWGQLLFPKPWKEFRLWYDEQKAKGIKPILQGMKTTGWYRKMGERIWTPWFIKFIHSRGYFNIYTNFLKERALSISHRDAGVNYGRSVGPDSTLLDGNNLDFNVWQLQPLKKLKWYDFCFAEILPGRFVRKFSELGSVLKSVQLGNNVVLISLYSVEQRIVRNLICHLEKTGMENYIFLGDNSEFLDDLAHRGHAVIDAIELLQGIKMSGYMNSDGFVKEILAKAYVIQHCLNLGYNLWVLNGNMISLGSKLVEPSNQSVDIFTADPVDLIFIRSSQGSKKTWNEHIISRVADGGFASVKHVSFVHILTRVLENNGGGVRLGKLNEEIMTMELGPNMSNRSLSEGQSKMLFWSDSVPSDSVQRQLGNVNLWLIDSDSSCSAVVCNQKQK